ACGTCACCGTGCACGTCCCCGACATCGACAGGTCGCCCTCAATCAGCACCATGCTCACCGAGCTACCCGGCACCAGCGGCTCCGGCTGCACCGCATTCGGATCAGCGCCACCCAGCCCAGCTACCGGAGTCAACCCCATCGCCTTAAAACGGTCCGCAAACCGCGCTACCGCATCCTGACTGAACCCGCTCATCACCAGCGGAGTCTCAATCGGCCGCATCTCCGGCGAACTGTTTACTGCCGCCTGTGTACTCCGCACACTGGGCTTGTCGAAAAGAGAGGAACCCGTCGTTGCATTTGCCGCAGCATTAGAAAAACCCCGGTCTCGCGCCTCCGCGGCAATCTCCCCATCCCGCACCTGCAGCATCGACTCAATCGGCGTAATCCCGGCAATCGGCTCTTTGCTGAACTCGCCAATCCTGTAGCTCAACGCTCCCACGAGCTTGCCATCGATATACACCGGACTCCCACTCATGCCCGCAACCACGCCCGTATACTCCGGCTTGCTCCCGCGCAGCTTCGCCAGAATCAAATCCCGCCCCGGCCCCAGCGAGTTGTGAAGCACGCCCAGAATCTCCACCGCCATCGGCTCCGGCGTCACACCCTGAAACACCGTATAAGCCACACCCATCTCTCCAGCCTTCACATCCTTCAGCGGAAAGACCTCCGTCACCTTAGGCGGAGCCGGCGGCAAAGCAGCAGGCGAACCCGCACCAGCCGCAGAAACCTGCGCCACGCAAACCGCACCTGTCGCGCCCAAAGCCAAGGCCGCAAAAACACCGCACGCCTTCACGCGCGTCATTCTGAGCGCAGCGAAGAACCCCCGCATTTTCTCTGGAGCGCCCATGCGCTCGCCCGAAGCAGAAGTACGCCAGGTGTCCATCACATGAGCGGGGGCGAGCCACAACTCCAATCGCCAAAGGCGCGCCGTCATACCAGCCTGGGGCGTAGCCCCAGGTACGGTTTTCGAAGAAATAAAAGAGGGCTGAAAGCCCGACTCATCCCGCACCCAACCCTGAATCTTTCCCATACGCATCCCGTCTCAGTCTTCAAGACTAGCAAGACTCGCGCAGGTTAGCCCCACTCACCAACATGCCCGCATCTCGTCCAACACAAATGGAGTAAAGTTTTCCTGATGATGACCCACTCCAACCGCACGCCCTCGAAGCTGCTCCTCCTTCTCAGCGCCCTTTTATTCGCGCTTCCCGCTGTTCCGGCCCAGACCGACGCGCAGCAATCGAGCGGCGCGTCCACCCAACAAAACGGCACGCAAAACGGAACCCAGCAGCAGCCACAGGACCAGGCCGAACCAGGCCCGACGACCGACAATGGCGGTATCATCGTCCGCAAAAAGTCCACCGACAACACGCCGCCACCCCCGCCCGCGCCCGCCGAGCCCAAGGTCAAAAACCCCGACAACGCCACCTATTCACTCCGCGTCGACGTCCCCGTCGTCCGTCTCGACGTCAACGTCATCCTCGACAAGACCCACCAGTTCGTCCCCGGCCTCAAGCCCGGCAACTTCCTCATCCTCGAAGACGGCGTCCCCCAGACCATCACCAGCGTCCGCACCACCCAGGCCCCCATCACCGCCGTCATGCTGCTCGAGTTCGCCGCCAACAGCTACTACTACATCTACGACATGCAGAACGCGGCCTACACCTTCTTCCAGACCCTCAAGCCCGACGACTACGTCGCCGTCATGACCTACGACCTCAAGACCCACATCCTCACCGACTTCACCAACAACAAGGACATCATCGCCCAGGCGCTCCAGTCCCTCGTCATCCCCACCTTCTCCGACACCGACATGTTCGACGCCCTCTACGAGACCCTCGACCGTCTCAGCCGCGTCCCCGGCCGCAAATACGTCATCCTCATCGGCACCGGCCGCGACACCTTCTCCAAGCTCACGCTCGACAAGATGCTCGCCAAGATCAAAGCCACACCCAACGTCACCATCTTCACCATCGGCACCGGCGCCTGGCTCAACGAGATGTACGGCGGCCAGGGCGGCATGATGAGCAGCATGCGCGACCTCAACTACCTCCAGGCCCAGAACCAGCTCAAAACCTTCGCCGCCATGACCGGCGGCCTCAGCTTCAGCCCCGTCTTCCAGGGCGAGCTACCCGACATCTTCAACCAGATCAACGCCTCCATCCGCAACCAGTACGTCCTCACCTACCGGCCCACCAACACAGCCGACAACGGGGCCTACCGCCACGTCAAAGTCCTCTTAGTCGACAACGAAGGCCACCCCCTCCGTATGCAGGACGAAAAAGGCAAGCCGCAGAAGTACTCCATCATCACCCGCGATGGCTACTACGCCAAACTCCCCGTCGAGTAGGTAGCGTCTCAGTTTGAATCCAGTCATCCTTGCGTCCGGGTTAGTAAGCTGGGCATTTTCTATTGCGTTGCCCGCTGCCATCTTGAGAGGATGGCAGCTATGAAGCCTATGGATGCCAGGATGAGGATGGTCATGGTGTGGGCTGTTTCACTATTTGCCTGCCTGATGCCACACCCTCTATTGGGCGATCGATGGCAACAACTCTTCCATCAGCCGCTGTTTCTCCTCATCGTGCCGGTAGCGCTGGCGTGCCTCTCACTGCTTGTTCCAGTGCGAACACCCATGAGCGAGGAAGAAGAAGAAGATCGCTTGGAGCGCAAAAGAAAGGCCTCAGGATGGCAGGTGCTGCTCATCCTAAGCAGCCTGCTCACTGTGTTCTTTGGATGGTGCCTCGTCGATGCCTGCCGTGATACTTCCGTGCAGCAGGCGGAGCGGGTAAGGGATTGCCTTGAGTTTTTCGGCTTGACGGTACTTCCGCTGTTGGGTGTGTGGGTTGCGCTCTTGAAGCTGAAGCGCCTTGGCCATCTTTGGTATTAGTCGTCCTGCCACTTCCTGCAAACTCAAGCTTCAGCCGTAAGTTTTTGAACGGAGGTTTTCAGCATGTGCAGAAACATCAAAATGCTCTTCAACTTCGATCCGCCCGTCACCCCAGACGAAGTGCAAGCGGCCTCGCTCCAGTTCGTCCGAAAGATCACCGGCTTTAACAAGCCATCCAGGGCGAACGAAGCGGCGTTCACGGCTGCGATCAGCGCCATCGCCGGCATCTCGACCGAGCTTCTCCTCTCGCTCGAAACCAACGCGCCCCCAAGGAACCGGGAAGAAGAGGCAGCCAAAGCCAAAGCACGAAACGCCGAAAGATTCCCCGTGTGACCCCTCATCTCCAATAACCAGACAGGAAAAACGCACAGGCATACGGAACTCTAAGCGAGCCGCCTCCGTAGCTACTATCAGGAAAATGAATCTCCACCTCGGAGCGTTCCGTGCCTTCGACTCGCAGAGAGTTCCTCAAAGATTCTGCCGCGCTATCCATGCTGGCTGCCTCCCCGTCGATTGCCTTCAGCACGAACGAGACCACCCCCTTGCAGTCTCAGACGAGCAAGACGGCCCAGGCCCTTGGCTTGCCCGGATTTGTCGCCGGCGTTGTCAGGGATGGCAAACTCGACACGGTGCAGGCCGAGGGCTACGCTGACCTCGAACAGCGAACGCCGATGCAACGCGACCACATCTTCTATGTGGCATCCCTCACAAAAACCTTCACCGCCGTCATGATGATGCAGTACGTCCAGGAGAAGAAGATCTCCCTGGATGACTATCTCCTCAACTACCCATTCCTCACCGTTGGCCTCTCACCCGATCGCCTGTTCGATCCCAACGTTCGATTGAAGCATCCCCTCAGCCACACCTCAGAGGGAATCCCCGGCGAAAACTTTATCTACAACGGAAACAGATACAACTTCGTCTACGGCGTCTTCGAGAAGATGAGCGGCAACACGCATCACTACGACGCCGTCGCTCAGGAGTTCAGCAAACGGATCGCTGGTCCTCTCACCCTCACGTCAACCCTGTCGGGTTATCCCGTCGATCACACCGACCCACGCATTCCGCGGATCGTCAAAACGTACTTTCTCAATAAGGAACACCCGAAGCCCACGCTCGATACATCCGCCCCCTCCGGCACCACGCACTACCCTGCGACAGGCCTGCTTACATCCGTCGATGACCTTGCGAAATACATGATCGCGCTCGATGAAAACACGCTCATCACGCGTGAGAGCTACTCGGTCATGACACAGCCGTTTGCGCTGAATGACGGACGGAAGAGCCCCTATGGACTCGGTTGGAGCACGCAGAGCATCGGCGGACAACCCATACACTCCGCCTACGGATACGGAGATTCTTATTCCGCGCTTCTCGTCCGCGTCCCCAACAGGAAGACATCCTTCATCCTGCTCACCAACTGCGACGCTGCGTCGGCCCCGTTCTTTCTTGGCTATGGCAACCTCCTGACCTCTCCCTTCGCCGTCAACTTTCTGCGCGAGGCGCTCCCGGGCGTCCTGCATGAAACAGATGAGATCTACGCACAGGCTTTTCTCCAGCACTACAGCGCGACCGTTGCAGGCGCCAATCCAGACCAATCACGCCATCTGCTCAACCAGCTCAGGACCGAAGCCCCGGAACGGTTTGAGAAGAGTGATCGAAGCCTGATCTATCTCTTGTCTGAGATCTCCGATCCATCCTTCGATCCAGAGACGGAGAAACTCGTGCGTGCCTACGACGCATCGGGAGACTTTCATCCGGAAGTCGAACTCGCGATCGCCAGCTTTTACAAAAGAACCGGCGCCGAAGAGAAATATCTCGCGCGGCTTCACCGGATTGCCGACCGGCCTGGCTATGGCGAACAGTCATCGACCCAAGAAGCGTGCATTCAGCTGGGAACGGCCCTCTTGAAAAAAGGACAGCAAGAAGGCCGGAAATATCTTTGGATGGCGGTTCAATACGAGCGGTTTTCAGGAGCAAACACAGCATCCCTGGATAAGCTCGTCTCGAAGATGAGTCCGTGATGAAGACCAATGAGCCAGGTAGCTCCCGGGCACGGCTCAGGTGCGCTTGCCGTTGCTCCTGAGACTTTGTCGTTGCTCCTGAAATAGGCCCGGACTTCAGTCCGGGCAACACCAGCCACAAAAACAAGGGGCTTCAGCCCCTGGGATATGCCTTCTTCCCTACATCGCGCCACAAAAAACTCGGGTGCCGGGCATGCACTCCAGAGAATCCGTCACATCCATGGGCGGCGAGAAGCGAATCATCTGCAGTTAGTCAATGATCTCGGCACGTTCCGTCTTGAGACGTTCAAGACCTCCCCTCATTTGTCGAAGCTGCTCGTCCGTATGCCCTTGCCACTTCGTGACCTCTCCAACCACGCGAAGCGGATCGCGGGACCGATACGACAGGGTAGGGTTACCTGGGAATTTCTTGTCCGTCAGGTTCGGGTCATCGACGATCGATCCCGTGGGTTCGACGACGTATATTCTCTCCGGCCCATCTCCAACGGCAAGTTCAGCGCCCCAAATGGCAGCGTCCAGAGTCCCGGTGCAATATACCCACGACAAAATCTTTCCTTCACCGTAGTTCGATGCGTATCCAGCTCTTATCAGATCGCCGTGCTGAAGGTCCGCACGAGTTCCATGAAAGAACTGCTGACGAAACCTGCTATCCGTTGCCGACATAAATGGATTGCTCCTCATGAAATGGAAGATGGAGATTCGCTCACTCCGAATGACAATCATGAGGCAAGACCCGTGTGTTGCCGCAAGCCCCTACGCACCGGGTACACTGAAGACAGGCGGAACAAAAAATTTCATGCCGGATAGGTTCTTCCTTATCCGACTTCCAGACGTATTCGCCGGGCGCATCTCACATCTGAGACCTGGGTAATTCGCGCAAAGCGCGAACCGCTTTCAACGCCACCGTCGCAGAGGGCCAAAGGCCCGACTCATACCAGCCTGGGGTGAAACCCCAGGTTTGCGAACAAGCGGAACCACAGAGGGCTGAAGGCCCGACTCATAAATTTTGAAGAAAGCCTCGGATTCAAAATACCTCAGACGCCGGTGCAGTTGCCTCTTGCGTTTTGCCGTTGCATCTGCCCTTGTCGTTGCCTCTGAGATAGGCCCGGACTTCAGTCCGGGCAACACCAGCCATAAAAACAAGGGGCTTCAGCCCCTGGGACATGCCTTCTTCTCGGCCACCTTACACTCTCATCGCACCACAAAACTCGGGTGCCCTATCCTTCGCCTGGGCATTCGCGCAACGCGCGAACCGTCCTCCTTCAAGGTGTTGTCTTCGTCGGCGCGCGCTCCACTTCAAGCACAGTGATGGGCATCTCCTCGCCGCCGGGAACAAGCTCCAACCCGAGAGTCTTTCCGAGTACGGCATTCAAGCTGTCAACGTCGTCACCGGAGACTTTGAATCGCGCATCATACGTGCCATCGATCCCTGTCTGATTCACCACCGGGTTCTCCAACCCGGTCGCCAACACATACGCCAGATCGTCCATCGTCCCGTTCATCAGGATATATATGCCATGCCAGTAACCTCGCTTCACCGCGTGGGTCGAGGCCGAAGGACTCAACAACCTCTTACTCGCATCCGTAGCCCGAAGAATATACACGCGCTTGGTGACTGTCTTTGGCTCTATCTGCAAATGCAAAGCGGCCAGAACAGCCTGCTGGACGACCGCATCGACCACACCCTGGGGCACGCCGGCAGCACTCACGCGGAGATCGTAGCGTCCTTCCGGCAGCGTGTCCTTCAAGACATACCGCTTCCCAAAAGCATTGAACACATCCGTCATCAGTCCATCGGCAGTCTCTCCAAGAACATCCGTCCCGGTCGGCGGATGATTCACCACAGACATCGTTGCATGGGGCGAAGCCTTGCTGACCGACACGGCAAACAAAGGGCCCCTGGCAATCGCGCTGGCTGGAACCCTCACCTCCGTGATCGCAGACACCGCTTTGAATGCCACATGCTTTCCTCGTGCGACTGCTTCGAGATCGGCAGTGCTCACCGCATCGATCTCCGTTACCGCAACAACCTTCCCGCTCCCATCGACAATCACGGTCGTAGGCCGCGACGTGATTCCATACCGCGCGAACACGCGGCCCGACGTATCGGTACCGACCCAGCCGGAGGTCTTCTTTCTGGTCAGAAATCTCTCGACGGCCTTCGGGTCCTCGTCATCAATCGAGATGAACTGGAACTTCGCCGGATCGAGCGACGCCACCATCTGGTTCAGATGCGGAAGACTCGCCACGCAAGGCGAACACCACGTAGCCCAGAACTCCAGCACCACGACCTTCCCCCTCAGACTCGCCCATTCTGCTCTTGCCCCGGAAGGGGCCTGCAACAGCTTCACCGAATCCAAAGAAGGAGCACGAGCACCCTTCGCAGGAAGTGCCCATAACGTCGCCGGTCCGAGCAGAGACCCGAGCAGTAAGGCAACAACAACGACCAGACAACCGCGCAAAGTCAGACGAATGTTCATGCTATGTAGCATGCTACACAAATTTCCCTTCGCCACAGATTTCTGTCAACCCCCATCCGCTGTGGAAAACCAGCCATCCAACTCAAACTAAATGACATCTTTCCCCTCGCAGGTTGGCGGTTTTCCCGCCCCGGTTCGCTATCATAGAAATAGGGAGACAAAACGACCCCGGACAGCCTGGGCCGGTTCTTTGACCGCCGTAAAAGTCCAAGCCTAAACCATCTGTTTCGAAGACTTTAGTACTTTAAGTAGGGGGAGGGGGTACCCGCCATGGCCGCAACCCGCATCGCCTCACTCCAGCCCTCCATCACCCTCACCCTCCAGGCCCTCGGCCGCCTCGACCGCCTCGTCGCCTGCACCCGCTACTGCCTCGAAGCCCTCCCCGAACTCGCCGCCCGCAACCTACCCATCCTCCACGACTCCTGGTCGGCCGACACCGCCGAGATCCTCGCCGCCCACCCCGATCTGGTCGTCGCCAGCGTCCCCTATCGCCTGGAGTCCCTGGCCGCCATCCTCAAAACCGGTATCCCTGTCCTCGCACTCACCCCGCACACCCTCGCCGACATCTACAAAGACATCAACCTCCTCGCGGGGATCGTCGAAGCAGAAGATGAGGGAAGAGTCCTCGTCGCCCGCATGCGCGAGGCCATCGACCTCACCCGTCAGCGAAGCGCCCCCCGCAGAAGGACCCCACTGGTCTATTGCGAGGAGTGGGGCAAGCCGCTCATCCACTCCCAGCACTGGGTGGCCGAGCTTGTCGAAGCCGCCGGAGGTCGCTTCCTCGGAGAACCCGGCGCCCATACCACCCCGGAGGCCGTCGCCGAAGCCAATCCCGACGTCCTCCTCTTCGCCTGGTGCGGCGCTGGAGACCGCGTCCCGCTCGACCGGGTCGTGGCACAGCGCAACTGGTTCGATCTCCCCGCCGTCCGCCACGCCCGCGTCTACTGCATCCCCGACGAGTACCTCAACACGCCAGCCCACACCCTGCTCGAAGGCCTGCACTCCATTGCCGCCGCCATTCACCCGGAGATATTTCCATCCCATCCCCGCCTGATCCAGCTCACCGGGGCCGCGGAATCGTCAGATCAAGATCTTGTCCAGTCATCTGTTTCGTCAGTAGGATGATCTGCCCGGTGTGCTGATGCACATGCGTCACTACCACAAAGATCGCCTCCAGCACCGTGACAGTCCGCCCCTGCGGGTGGATGACCTCCGTCAACCGCTCCGCCGGTACCGCCGTAATCACTCCACGCACCTCGCCCATCGTTTCGGTGAAGATTCTCAGAAGCTCATCCCGGCTCAACCCGCCATCCGCACTGAACTCCTTCTCCCGAGTCCGCGTGTCCACCACACCGCCCACCCCGCTGATAACCCACTGCCGAGCATTCCCACTCAGGTGCAGCAGTAGGTTGCCAACGGAATTCTCGTGCGCTCCATGCCGCTCCCACACCTGAGCATCGGTTAACTTCCCAACGCAGGTCTTCACATAGTCGGCCATTACATCGAGCCTGCGGCCCGAGACTTCGAGATAAGTTTGAGCAATTGCGTTATCCATTAACGCATTCTACGCGCGGAGTTTGACCAGAAGCGCGCGTACCTCGTACACTCTAAAAGGCAGCTGGCGATCGACTGAGATTGCAGCTCGCAGCGGCACCATCCCTGCATTGCCCCCTCGTTCAATGGTAGGACAGTCGGCTCTGAACCGATCAATCGGGGTTCGAATCCCTGGGGGGCAACCACATCTGCCTAGCTTAGCGAATAGGCTGAAGACGCGATACTGTCAGGGCAATCACTACCTCACCCAAGCTTCCCGCAGAAAATCAAAAGTCCCCGAGGTATTCGTCCTCACACCCTCAATTCTGCGTGTGTGAACCACCTCATTGTTTGGGTACCAGAGCGGAATTGAAGGCAACTCGTCTGACAGAATCTTCTGTACCTCGACATAATTGGTTCGGCGCGCCACCTGGTTCGGTTCAGCAGCCGCAGCGATGAGCAGAGAATCAACACGCGGATTCACATAATGCCCGCGGTTTGCGCCGCTCGGTGGGAAGCTCCTCGACGAATATGCATAGCGGAAGATATCCGGATCTTCGTTGCTGCCAATCCAGCGCAACACATAAAGCTGAAATGCTCCATGTGTCACATCCGAGTAGAAAGTTCCAAACTCGGCAGATCGTATCTCTAGACGAATGCCAGCAGCGCGCAACTGCTGCTGCAGTACATCGGCGAGCAGCCGAGTTGTTTCATCGGTTGAAGTCTTGATGGTGAGCGTCAGGCGCACTCCGCTCCTGCTTGGATGAAAACCTGCCTCGTCAAGTAGTTGCTCTGCTCGTGCGATGCTGTGTGGATACTGCTCCAGATTTCGGGGATGTGCAGCGGCCCAATGTCCGATGGGAAGAAGAGTATCGGCGAGCACGGCCTGTCCGCGCCAGATTGCATCGACGATAGCTTTACGGTCGAGCGCATAGGCGATTGCCTGTCGTACTCGCTTGTCC
This is a stretch of genomic DNA from Edaphobacter acidisoli. It encodes these proteins:
- a CDS encoding VWA domain-containing protein: MMTHSNRTPSKLLLLLSALLFALPAVPAQTDAQQSSGASTQQNGTQNGTQQQPQDQAEPGPTTDNGGIIVRKKSTDNTPPPPPAPAEPKVKNPDNATYSLRVDVPVVRLDVNVILDKTHQFVPGLKPGNFLILEDGVPQTITSVRTTQAPITAVMLLEFAANSYYYIYDMQNAAYTFFQTLKPDDYVAVMTYDLKTHILTDFTNNKDIIAQALQSLVIPTFSDTDMFDALYETLDRLSRVPGRKYVILIGTGRDTFSKLTLDKMLAKIKATPNVTIFTIGTGAWLNEMYGGQGGMMSSMRDLNYLQAQNQLKTFAAMTGGLSFSPVFQGELPDIFNQINASIRNQYVLTYRPTNTADNGAYRHVKVLLVDNEGHPLRMQDEKGKPQKYSIITRDGYYAKLPVE
- a CDS encoding DUF2277 domain-containing protein, whose protein sequence is MCRNIKMLFNFDPPVTPDEVQAASLQFVRKITGFNKPSRANEAAFTAAISAIAGISTELLLSLETNAPPRNREEEAAKAKARNAERFPV
- a CDS encoding serine hydrolase domain-containing protein; amino-acid sequence: MPSTRREFLKDSAALSMLAASPSIAFSTNETTPLQSQTSKTAQALGLPGFVAGVVRDGKLDTVQAEGYADLEQRTPMQRDHIFYVASLTKTFTAVMMMQYVQEKKISLDDYLLNYPFLTVGLSPDRLFDPNVRLKHPLSHTSEGIPGENFIYNGNRYNFVYGVFEKMSGNTHHYDAVAQEFSKRIAGPLTLTSTLSGYPVDHTDPRIPRIVKTYFLNKEHPKPTLDTSAPSGTTHYPATGLLTSVDDLAKYMIALDENTLITRESYSVMTQPFALNDGRKSPYGLGWSTQSIGGQPIHSAYGYGDSYSALLVRVPNRKTSFILLTNCDAASAPFFLGYGNLLTSPFAVNFLREALPGVLHETDEIYAQAFLQHYSATVAGANPDQSRHLLNQLRTEAPERFEKSDRSLIYLLSEISDPSFDPETEKLVRAYDASGDFHPEVELAIASFYKRTGAEEKYLARLHRIADRPGYGEQSSTQEACIQLGTALLKKGQQEGRKYLWMAVQYERFSGANTASLDKLVSKMSP
- the arr gene encoding NAD(+)--rifampin ADP-ribosyltransferase, with protein sequence MSATDSRFRQQFFHGTRADLQHGDLIRAGYASNYGEGKILSWVYCTGTLDAAIWGAELAVGDGPERIYVVEPTGSIVDDPNLTDKKFPGNPTLSYRSRDPLRVVGEVTKWQGHTDEQLRQMRGGLERLKTERAEIID
- a CDS encoding redoxin domain-containing protein, whose product is MLHSMNIRLTLRGCLVVVVALLLGSLLGPATLWALPAKGARAPSLDSVKLLQAPSGARAEWASLRGKVVVLEFWATWCSPCVASLPHLNQMVASLDPAKFQFISIDDEDPKAVERFLTRKKTSGWVGTDTSGRVFARYGITSRPTTVIVDGSGKVVAVTEIDAVSTADLEAVARGKHVAFKAVSAITEVRVPASAIARGPLFAVSVSKASPHATMSVVNHPPTGTDVLGETADGLMTDVFNAFGKRYVLKDTLPEGRYDLRVSAAGVPQGVVDAVVQQAVLAALHLQIEPKTVTKRVYILRATDASKRLLSPSASTHAVKRGYWHGIYILMNGTMDDLAYVLATGLENPVVNQTGIDGTYDARFKVSGDDVDSLNAVLGKTLGLELVPGGEEMPITVLEVERAPTKTTP
- a CDS encoding ABC transporter substrate-binding protein produces the protein MAATRIASLQPSITLTLQALGRLDRLVACTRYCLEALPELAARNLPILHDSWSADTAEILAAHPDLVVASVPYRLESLAAILKTGIPVLALTPHTLADIYKDINLLAGIVEAEDEGRVLVARMREAIDLTRQRSAPRRRTPLVYCEEWGKPLIHSQHWVAELVEAAGGRFLGEPGAHTTPEAVAEANPDVLLFAWCGAGDRVPLDRVVAQRNWFDLPAVRHARVYCIPDEYLNTPAHTLLEGLHSIAAAIHPEIFPSHPRLIQLTGAAESSDQDLVQSSVSSVG
- a CDS encoding DinB family protein, producing MDNAIAQTYLEVSGRRLDVMADYVKTCVGKLTDAQVWERHGAHENSVGNLLLHLSGNARQWVISGVGGVVDTRTREKEFSADGGLSRDELLRIFTETMGEVRGVITAVPAERLTEVIHPQGRTVTVLEAIFVVVTHVHQHTGQIILLTKQMTGQDLDLTIPRPR